A single region of the Pseudomonas sp. GGS8 genome encodes:
- a CDS encoding helix-hairpin-helix domain-containing protein produces the protein MRTGYFYSLVFALLTSASIAAIAAPTAAPEAAKAPLMLDVATKVQTAKVDLNGADAPTLQRELSGIGEAKAKAIVAYRESNGPFSSVDELLEVKGIGKAILDKNREKLEVN, from the coding sequence ATGCGTACTGGCTATTTCTACTCTCTGGTTTTTGCCCTGCTCACCAGCGCCTCTATTGCGGCCATTGCTGCACCGACGGCAGCGCCAGAGGCTGCCAAGGCACCCTTGATGCTGGACGTTGCCACCAAGGTGCAAACCGCCAAGGTCGATCTGAATGGGGCCGATGCGCCCACCCTGCAACGGGAATTGTCCGGGATCGGTGAGGCGAAGGCCAAGGCGATTGTTGCGTATCGGGAGAGTAATGGGCCATTTTCGTCGGTAGACGAATTGCTGGAAGTGAAGGGGATTGGCAAAGCCATTCTGGACAAGAATCGCGAGAAGCTGGAAGTGAACTAA
- a CDS encoding SDR family oxidoreductase, with protein MNSVQAQGTALVTGASSGIGAIYAERLAARGFDLLLVARDQERLEAAASKLRTAHGIKVEVLKADLTQKDDVLKIDQRLRSDSSISLLLNNAGIAADGLLANADMDQMERLIQLNVTAVTRLASAAAASFAKAGRGTIINIASVVALFPERFNATYSASKAYVLSLTQSLNAELQGTGVQVQAVLPGVTRTEILERSGIDASQIPEDMIMEAGEMVDAALSGLDQGELITIPSLPNVSEWEAFMAARHAMAPNLSRSMAAARYK; from the coding sequence ATGAATTCTGTCCAGGCCCAAGGTACGGCCCTTGTCACCGGTGCTTCTTCCGGCATCGGTGCGATTTACGCCGAGCGGTTGGCGGCGCGAGGTTTTGATTTATTGCTGGTAGCCCGTGATCAGGAACGGCTGGAGGCAGCGGCGAGCAAATTGCGCACGGCGCACGGTATTAAGGTGGAGGTGCTCAAGGCGGATCTGACGCAAAAGGATGACGTGCTGAAGATTGATCAGCGTCTGCGCAGCGATTCGAGCATCAGCCTGTTGTTGAACAACGCCGGTATCGCGGCGGATGGTTTGTTGGCCAACGCCGACATGGATCAGATGGAGCGTTTGATTCAGTTGAACGTCACCGCGGTGACGCGGTTGGCCTCGGCGGCGGCAGCCAGTTTTGCCAAAGCGGGGCGCGGGACGATCATCAATATTGCGTCGGTGGTGGCGTTGTTTCCTGAGCGGTTCAACGCGACGTACAGCGCGAGCAAAGCTTATGTATTGAGCCTGACTCAGTCGTTGAACGCTGAGCTGCAAGGCACCGGGGTCCAGGTGCAAGCGGTGTTGCCGGGAGTGACACGCACAGAGATTTTGGAGCGCTCCGGTATTGATGCGTCCCAGATTCCGGAGGACATGATCATGGAAGCGGGGGAGATGGTCGATGCGGCGCTGTCGGGGCTGGATCAGGGTGAACTGATCACCATTCCTTCGTTACCGAATGTCTCCGAGTGGGAAGCTTTTATGGCGGCGCGTCATGCGATGGCGCCGAATCTGTCCAGAAGCATGGCGGCGGCGCGTTACAAGTGA
- the fabF gene encoding beta-ketoacyl-ACP synthase II: MNNRRVVVTGMGLVCPLGSGVEAVWARLLAGRSGVRVLPDEVVADLPAKVGGAVQTLAEDPEAGFDPDRATPPKEQKKMDRFILFAMEAARQALEQANWHPQDANAQERTATIIGSGVGGFGAIADAVRTTDSRGPRRLSPFTIPSFLVNLAAGHVSIQHVFKGPLGAPVTACAAGVQAIGDAARLIRCGEADIAVCGGAEAAIDRVSLAGFAAARALSSGYNDTPERASRPFDSGRDGFVMGEGSGLLVIESLEHALARGAQPLAELVGYGTSADAYHLTAGPEDGSGARRAMSLALAQAGISPAQVQHLNAHATSTPVGDLGELAAIKSLFGSDNKIAVTSTKSATGHLLGAAGGIEAIFTLLALRDQVVPATLNFENPDPAAQGVDIVHGQARPMTIEYAMSNGFGFGGVNASVLFKYWEG, translated from the coding sequence ATGAATAATCGTCGGGTGGTGGTCACGGGCATGGGCCTGGTGTGTCCGTTGGGTAGCGGCGTCGAAGCGGTTTGGGCGCGTTTGTTGGCCGGACGCTCCGGGGTGCGGGTATTGCCGGACGAGGTGGTTGCCGATTTGCCGGCCAAGGTCGGTGGCGCGGTGCAAACCCTGGCGGAAGATCCCGAGGCAGGTTTTGACCCGGATCGGGCGACGCCGCCCAAAGAACAGAAGAAGATGGACCGTTTCATTCTGTTTGCCATGGAGGCGGCGCGTCAGGCATTGGAGCAGGCCAATTGGCATCCGCAAGACGCCAATGCCCAGGAGCGCACGGCCACTATCATCGGCTCGGGCGTGGGTGGCTTCGGCGCGATTGCCGACGCGGTGCGCACCACCGACAGCCGTGGCCCGCGACGGTTGTCGCCGTTCACCATTCCTTCGTTTCTGGTCAATCTCGCTGCGGGCCATGTGTCGATCCAGCACGTTTTCAAGGGGCCTTTGGGGGCTCCGGTAACGGCGTGCGCGGCTGGGGTTCAGGCGATTGGTGATGCGGCGCGGCTGATTCGCTGCGGCGAGGCGGATATTGCTGTATGTGGCGGCGCGGAGGCGGCAATCGATCGGGTCAGCCTCGCCGGGTTCGCGGCGGCGCGGGCCTTGTCCAGCGGTTACAACGACACCCCGGAGCGCGCCTCGCGGCCGTTCGACAGTGGGCGCGATGGCTTTGTGATGGGCGAGGGCTCGGGCCTTCTGGTGATTGAATCCCTGGAACATGCCCTGGCCCGTGGCGCTCAGCCGTTGGCCGAGCTGGTCGGTTACGGCACCAGCGCCGACGCCTATCACCTGACCGCGGGGCCGGAGGATGGCAGCGGTGCGCGTCGGGCGATGTCGCTGGCGTTGGCCCAGGCGGGGATTTCACCGGCGCAGGTGCAGCATCTCAATGCTCATGCGACTTCGACACCGGTTGGCGATCTTGGGGAGTTGGCGGCCATCAAGTCGTTGTTCGGCTCGGACAACAAGATAGCGGTGACCTCGACCAAATCAGCCACCGGGCATTTGCTCGGTGCGGCTGGCGGGATTGAGGCGATCTTTACGCTGCTGGCTCTGCGCGATCAGGTGGTGCCGGCCACGCTCAACTTCGAAAATCCGGATCCGGCGGCGCAAGGGGTGGACATTGTTCACGGTCAGGCACGGCCAATGACCATCGAGTACGCGATGTCCAACGGCTTCGGATTTGGCGGTGTGAACGCCAGCGTGTTGTTCAAATACTGGGAGGGTTAG
- a CDS encoding DUF1989 domain-containing protein yields the protein MYKDYPAAYQVSKGSALQVDTAFYERIRDQKEGRTLIEQFEVPIRTGRAWNVPAGHVFRVTTPVGPQVGDFNVWNAHDPRERLWAARTRQLQGAHVSTHDRLWSNLPFLRPLVTITDDSLAGYGIDEHGGRLHDLLGTRCDPYVNKMLTGEDFHHHCHSNLTRAVLPHGLTEFDVHDVLNIFQCTGLNHDDLYFMKACPAQKGDYLEFFAEIDLLCALSTCPGGDLSLAMWGPGAQDPLSVCRPLGVEIYRLEDSLLEGWSQPERAAYKGLHGLHIAKAAWEK from the coding sequence ATGTACAAAGACTATCCGGCGGCCTATCAAGTCAGCAAAGGCTCGGCCTTGCAGGTGGACACAGCCTTCTATGAACGGATCCGCGACCAGAAAGAGGGACGCACGCTGATCGAGCAGTTTGAAGTGCCGATCCGCACCGGTCGCGCCTGGAATGTGCCGGCCGGGCATGTGTTCAGGGTCACGACCCCGGTCGGCCCGCAAGTCGGTGACTTCAATGTGTGGAATGCCCACGATCCACGCGAGCGCTTGTGGGCGGCGCGAACCCGGCAGTTGCAGGGCGCGCATGTCAGCACCCATGACCGGCTCTGGTCTAACCTGCCATTTTTACGGCCGCTGGTGACCATTACCGACGATAGCCTGGCCGGTTATGGCATCGACGAACACGGCGGGCGCTTGCACGATTTGCTGGGGACGCGCTGCGATCCTTACGTGAACAAAATGCTCACCGGCGAAGACTTCCACCATCACTGCCACTCCAACCTGACTCGAGCCGTATTACCCCATGGCCTGACCGAGTTCGACGTGCATGACGTGCTGAACATTTTCCAGTGCACCGGCCTGAACCATGACGACCTGTACTTCATGAAAGCCTGCCCGGCGCAGAAGGGCGATTACCTGGAGTTCTTTGCCGAGATTGATCTGTTGTGTGCGCTATCGACCTGTCCGGGTGGCGATCTGTCGCTGGCCATGTGGGGGCCGGGTGCGCAGGATCCGTTGAGCGTGTGTCGCCCGCTGGGAGTGGAGATTTACCGGTTGGAGGATTCGTTGCTTGAAGGCTGGAGCCAGCCGGAGCGTGCGGCTTACAAGGGGTTGCATGGCTTGCACATTGCCAAGGCGGCTTGGGAAAAGTGA
- a CDS encoding GntR family transcriptional regulator: MSSGLSLADHITLELRADIIGGRLLPGMALVENDLVSAYNASRNTIREALHRLGQEGLTRYVRNKGVMVRRLGVDDVRDLFKVRRTLELQAISASQPLREYQSDRMLEALEATELAREREDWRAVGTHSLAFHQHIVGLLRSPLFDEFFTNVVAQLRLVFCTAPDESRFQAPWLARDRQIHELLADGDKRAAADAMSLYLDDSEHLLLQMLAPSFHH, encoded by the coding sequence ATGAGCAGCGGACTGTCCCTGGCCGATCACATCACATTGGAATTACGCGCTGACATCATCGGCGGTCGTTTACTGCCCGGCATGGCGCTGGTGGAAAACGATCTGGTGTCGGCCTATAACGCCTCGCGCAATACCATTCGCGAGGCGTTGCACCGTCTGGGGCAGGAAGGGCTGACCCGTTATGTTCGCAACAAGGGCGTAATGGTGCGCAGGCTCGGAGTCGATGATGTCCGCGATCTGTTCAAGGTCCGGCGCACCCTGGAGCTGCAAGCCATCAGCGCCAGCCAGCCATTGCGTGAGTATCAGTCGGACCGGATGCTCGAAGCCCTGGAGGCCACCGAACTGGCCCGGGAGCGCGAGGACTGGCGCGCGGTCGGCACCCACAGCCTGGCCTTTCATCAACACATCGTCGGGTTGCTGCGCAGCCCGCTGTTCGATGAATTCTTCACCAATGTCGTCGCGCAACTGCGTCTGGTGTTTTGCACCGCGCCCGATGAATCCCGTTTTCAGGCGCCCTGGCTGGCGCGTGACCGGCAGATACATGAGTTGCTGGCCGACGGCGATAAACGCGCGGCCGCGGACGCGATGAGCCTTTATCTCGACGACTCCGAACACCTTCTGTTGCAGATGCTTGCCCCTTCTTTCCATCACTGA